One Deltaproteobacteria bacterium DNA segment encodes these proteins:
- a CDS encoding glycosyltransferase family 9 protein, whose amino-acid sequence MGKILIIKMSALGDVVRTTPHIEAVVRHHEGEKIHLLTEPAHAGLFDHHPGLSTVVIDRKRFFGPKSKSGVSKWIRNQAFDAIYDFQGNRTSRDLVRKSGAKLTVGPHPDSVYFRHPPRGYSYTDDFPVNFIDFMDMILKAGGIGKAEPLTRFYVGEAERLAVAEFIESRGLQKGGFAMIHAGSAANFPSKRWPLESFRALSEMIEKAGIRVVWTGGPDDMAIHAELAKSAGVDATSLFPPIGVYELAKSARLAVTADSGPMYLSAAAGIPVFAFFGPTSGLRAHAQGQGERVLSNSDAACSPCFKKRCPKRFHHACLDPISPESVFARIVADGLL is encoded by the coding sequence GTCATCACGAGGGCGAAAAAATTCATCTTCTCACCGAACCCGCCCACGCGGGTCTTTTCGATCATCATCCGGGCCTTTCAACTGTGGTCATCGACAGAAAGCGTTTTTTCGGCCCCAAAAGCAAGTCGGGGGTTTCAAAATGGATAAGAAACCAAGCCTTTGACGCCATCTACGATTTCCAGGGCAACCGCACCAGCCGCGACCTGGTGAGGAAAAGCGGGGCGAAACTGACCGTGGGGCCGCATCCTGACTCGGTCTATTTCAGGCATCCGCCCAGGGGCTATTCCTATACCGACGATTTTCCGGTCAATTTCATTGATTTCATGGACATGATTCTCAAGGCGGGCGGAATCGGCAAGGCTGAGCCCTTAACGCGTTTTTACGTGGGGGAGGCCGAAAGACTCGCGGTTGCCGAATTCATTGAGTCAAGGGGCCTTCAAAAGGGCGGCTTCGCCATGATCCACGCCGGAAGCGCGGCCAATTTTCCCTCCAAGCGCTGGCCCCTGGAAAGTTTCCGGGCGCTTTCGGAGATGATCGAAAAGGCCGGTATCCGGGTGGTGTGGACGGGCGGGCCTGATGACATGGCGATCCACGCGGAGCTCGCCAAAAGCGCCGGAGTTGACGCCACCTCGCTTTTTCCGCCCATAGGCGTTTACGAACTGGCCAAATCCGCCCGTTTAGCGGTTACCGCCGATTCCGGGCCCATGTATCTTTCTGCTGCCGCCGGGATTCCGGTCTTCGCGTTTTTCGGGCCCACCTCCGGCCTTCGCGCCCACGCCCAGGGCCAGGGGGAAAGGGTGCTTTCAAACTCTGACGCAGCCTGCTCGCCCTGTTTCAAAAAGCGCTGCCCGAAAAGATTCCATCACGCCTGCCTCGATCCCATAAGCCCGGAAAGCGTTTTCGCCCGGATAGTCGCAGACGGCCTTTTATGA
- a CDS encoding O-antigen ligase family protein has translation MSRRKKNKSLPAQPATPPVAAKPWARRFQNAVLWSAGLFPVGLVLGNVVFEALAALTVLFWLLSLAVERQNPIPYLKKHPLVIPWLAWYCVIVLSLVVNGPGSKGAGHDVAFVRDVLFGFALLDIGRKRPELARFVVRGMAGAVILAAFNTVFAHLVGFDPVMRPLEAYTKKLGISPQISGVAIYAVSFFGVLAACDAGLSVKSRRIYAVIAIIAMLQLFQIHSRTPIAAAFCGLVFGLWRGRARGSGSALGPLLAGVFLGGAVATVFLLRLWDIASVYDRLYIWKVSWGIFLDNPILGVGVSSFRDAFAEISTHGLVEGVLDPSGRLFQKPLETHAHNLVLMLLSSTGILGLLAFGWLFVRACGMIWKAPKGLRLGLAGWPVALLVLGISGENIYYSWYHALVSYLFALAGSILMHTIRNPATADRRAAPALYCPESGFPPHRSHSTALDQPVRGRAFRPLVAHRQASSYGGP, from the coding sequence ATGAGCCGCCGAAAGAAAAACAAGTCCCTGCCAGCGCAACCCGCCACCCCGCCCGTGGCCGCAAAGCCCTGGGCAAGGCGCTTCCAGAACGCGGTGCTGTGGAGCGCCGGGCTTTTCCCGGTGGGGCTTGTTCTGGGAAATGTTGTGTTCGAGGCTCTGGCCGCTCTCACCGTCCTTTTCTGGCTCCTGTCGCTTGCCGTTGAACGGCAAAACCCCATCCCTTATCTTAAAAAACACCCCCTGGTGATTCCCTGGCTGGCGTGGTACTGCGTAATCGTTTTGAGCCTTGTCGTGAACGGCCCCGGAAGCAAGGGAGCGGGCCACGATGTGGCCTTTGTGCGCGACGTGCTTTTCGGCTTCGCCCTGCTGGATATCGGGCGCAAAAGGCCGGAGCTTGCCCGTTTCGTGGTTCGGGGCATGGCCGGGGCGGTGATCCTGGCCGCCTTCAACACGGTTTTCGCCCACTTGGTGGGCTTTGACCCGGTTATGCGGCCCCTTGAGGCCTACACGAAAAAGCTTGGCATAAGCCCGCAGATTTCAGGGGTGGCCATCTACGCGGTATCCTTTTTCGGCGTCCTGGCGGCCTGCGATGCGGGCCTTTCCGTAAAAAGCCGCCGGATTTACGCGGTAATCGCTATAATCGCCATGCTCCAGCTTTTTCAGATACACAGCCGCACCCCCATTGCGGCGGCATTCTGCGGCCTTGTTTTCGGCCTGTGGCGAGGCAGGGCAAGGGGCAGCGGATCGGCCCTGGGGCCTCTTCTGGCAGGGGTATTTCTTGGCGGGGCTGTCGCAACCGTTTTTCTGCTCAGGCTCTGGGACATCGCCTCGGTCTACGACCGGCTCTACATCTGGAAGGTCTCCTGGGGCATTTTTCTGGATAACCCCATCCTGGGCGTGGGTGTTTCCTCTTTCAGGGACGCGTTCGCGGAAATCTCCACCCACGGGCTGGTGGAGGGGGTGCTGGACCCGTCGGGACGCCTTTTTCAAAAGCCCTTGGAGACGCACGCCCACAACCTGGTGCTCATGCTTTTGTCATCCACCGGCATCCTGGGCCTTTTGGCCTTCGGCTGGCTTTTCGTGAGGGCTTGCGGGATGATCTGGAAGGCCCCGAAAGGCCTTCGGCTGGGTTTGGCAGGATGGCCCGTGGCCCTTCTCGTACTGGGAATTTCGGGGGAGAATATTTACTACAGCTGGTATCACGCGCTTGTAAGTTACCTTTTTGCCCTGGCCGGAAGCATCCTCATGCATACGATACGCAACCCCGCCACTGCCGACCGCCGCGCAGCGCCTGCTTTATATTGTCCTGAAAGCGGTTTTCCGCCTCATCGCAGCCATTCCACGGCCCTGGACCAACCGGTTCGCGGAAGGGCTTTCCGGCCTCTGGTGGCGCATCGACAGGCGTCATCGTACGGTGGCCCTTGA
- a CDS encoding lysophospholipid acyltransferase family protein, with product MALENLAAAYPEKDAAWVKNMARSVFRNLSVVAFELPYLFNLTEKNLGTMVRLVGQSNLLDAIAKGRGVVLVSAHLGNWEMLGRLFSIVSKQPTLMITRVLDNPAVHRLVYECRSGTGSVAVPKEKSGAHILRILGQGGVVALLLDQNAAWFEGVYVNFFNRKACTNKGPVKLAMMTGSLVVPLFCIRQQNGMYRLTCEKAVEMVRTGSEPDDLEINTQRLNDILEKWIRETPEQWLWVHRRWRVLPIPDEARKKIRNPPE from the coding sequence GTGGCCCTTGAAAACCTCGCCGCAGCCTACCCGGAAAAGGACGCCGCCTGGGTGAAAAACATGGCTCGGTCGGTTTTCAGAAACCTTTCGGTGGTGGCCTTCGAGCTCCCGTATCTTTTCAATCTCACGGAAAAAAACCTGGGCACGATGGTCCGGCTGGTTGGCCAGTCCAATCTTCTGGATGCCATAGCCAAGGGGCGCGGCGTGGTGCTGGTGTCGGCCCACCTAGGTAACTGGGAAATGCTCGGCAGGCTTTTCAGCATAGTATCGAAACAACCAACCCTCATGATAACCCGTGTCCTGGACAATCCGGCGGTGCACCGGCTGGTTTACGAGTGCCGGTCGGGCACAGGAAGCGTGGCGGTTCCCAAGGAGAAGAGCGGAGCACATATCCTGAGAATCCTGGGGCAGGGCGGGGTGGTGGCCCTTTTGCTGGATCAGAACGCGGCCTGGTTCGAGGGGGTTTACGTAAACTTTTTCAACCGCAAGGCCTGCACCAACAAGGGCCCGGTAAAGCTCGCCATGATGACCGGAAGCCTCGTGGTTCCGCTTTTCTGCATACGCCAGCAAAACGGCATGTACAGGCTTACCTGCGAGAAGGCCGTGGAAATGGTCCGCACGGGAAGCGAGCCGGATGATCTTGAGATCAACACCCAGCGCCTGAACGATATCCTGGAAAAATGGATACGCGAGACCCCGGAACAGTGGCTCTGGGTGCATCGCCGCTGGCGGGTGCTTCCCATACCCGACGAGGCCAGGAAAAAAATCAGGAATCCGCCCGAATGA
- a CDS encoding Trm112 family protein — MPSDLMAVFGCPFCRGPLFEEDEKSPVLLVCRACGLAFPVSDGIPDLLPKSARLILS, encoded by the coding sequence ATTCCTTCCGACCTAATGGCTGTTTTCGGCTGCCCTTTCTGCAGAGGGCCTCTTTTCGAGGAGGATGAAAAATCCCCGGTCCTCCTTGTGTGCAGGGCCTGCGGGCTGGCCTTTCCGGTGAGCGACGGAATCCCCGATCTTCTGCCAAAAAGCGCCAGACTCATTTTGTCATGA
- a CDS encoding DUF4416 family protein, whose amino-acid sequence MSIPRPSDPARLVVGAFTAEKELFPEAVSAVTGLFGPLDAASPWFSFHHTSYYNDEMGGPLFRRLVSFKKLVDQGDLADIKLSTNRLESSWLAPSGGRRINLDPGYLTPERFVLATGKNYIHRIYLLKGIYADLTLVYRQGGYEPLFWTYPDYAEEGIRGFLLRLRSGLLAARRKDAPEPCLGVSV is encoded by the coding sequence ATGAGCATCCCCAGGCCATCAGACCCGGCCCGGCTTGTTGTGGGGGCATTCACTGCGGAGAAGGAGCTTTTCCCCGAAGCGGTTTCCGCCGTCACGGGCCTTTTCGGTCCCCTGGACGCCGCAAGCCCCTGGTTTTCCTTCCATCACACGTCCTATTACAACGACGAGATGGGAGGCCCGCTTTTTCGCAGGCTCGTCAGCTTCAAAAAACTTGTGGACCAGGGAGACCTGGCCGATATCAAGCTTTCCACCAACCGGCTGGAATCCTCCTGGCTCGCACCTTCGGGGGGGCGGCGGATAAATCTCGACCCCGGTTATCTCACGCCGGAAAGATTCGTACTGGCAACCGGAAAAAACTATATCCATCGGATATACCTTTTAAAAGGGATTTACGCGGACCTCACCCTGGTGTATAGGCAGGGCGGGTACGAACCCCTTTTCTGGACCTATCCCGATTACGCCGAGGAGGGCATCCGGGGCTTTCTTCTTCGATTGCGCAGCGGCCTTCTGGCGGCCAGAAGAAAAGACGCCCCGGAACCTTGCTTGGGCGTTTCCGTTTAG